A part of Candidatus Electrothrix aestuarii genomic DNA contains:
- a CDS encoding D-alanyl-D-alanine carboxypeptidase — protein sequence MKFPHPLVLASILFLLAESAGAACSPPFHKLIQNGAYGVSDTQGKVIASCNADKSYIPASVLKISTALAAFEILGPDYRFTTAFYTDKEQNLYIKGTGDPMLVSDEIRLIFKALKEKGVKKINGVFIDPSAFALEHRVPGREDSDNPYDAPVGAVSVNFNSVGVRVTKKGKIRSAEEETPFLPIMRSLAKGYPAGKHRINICRGGIPSEGQIACYTTELFRALQEEAEIPGEGKTGVLAVPAKAKLIYTHQSSKNLKELATSFLKYSSNFISNLVYLTCGAKKYGYPATWAKAERAINEVLKKKLGKKTAASIIQKDGAGLSRDNKVTVRAMLELLKVFKPYALLLRKYMGVKSKSGSMKGIYNYAGYLNDGRPYVILLNQKRNQRRAILSLLKKGQYPGSGKTIKKKKKKSKK from the coding sequence ATGAAATTTCCCCATCCACTGGTGCTAGCAAGTATTTTATTTCTTCTCGCTGAATCAGCTGGCGCAGCCTGTTCGCCCCCATTTCATAAACTCATTCAAAACGGTGCCTATGGTGTCAGTGATACCCAGGGCAAGGTTATCGCCTCCTGCAACGCTGATAAATCCTACATTCCTGCCAGTGTTCTCAAAATATCCACGGCCCTTGCAGCCTTTGAGATACTCGGACCGGATTACCGTTTTACCACAGCCTTTTATACAGACAAAGAGCAGAATCTTTATATAAAGGGAACAGGAGATCCCATGCTGGTCTCCGATGAAATTCGCCTTATCTTCAAAGCGTTGAAAGAAAAAGGGGTAAAAAAAATCAATGGGGTCTTTATTGATCCTTCGGCCTTTGCTCTGGAACACAGAGTGCCGGGGCGGGAAGACAGTGATAACCCCTATGATGCGCCGGTGGGGGCGGTTTCGGTAAATTTCAACAGTGTCGGTGTTCGCGTAACGAAAAAAGGAAAAATTCGCTCTGCGGAGGAAGAAACACCCTTTTTACCTATTATGCGGAGCTTAGCTAAAGGCTATCCTGCTGGCAAACATCGAATTAATATCTGCCGGGGCGGAATACCGTCAGAGGGACAGATAGCCTGCTATACCACTGAGCTATTCCGCGCCCTACAGGAAGAAGCGGAAATACCGGGAGAAGGAAAAACAGGCGTGCTGGCAGTTCCTGCCAAGGCCAAACTGATCTATACCCACCAGAGCAGTAAAAATTTGAAGGAACTAGCCACCTCTTTTCTTAAATACTCATCGAATTTTATTTCGAATTTGGTCTATCTGACCTGCGGTGCAAAAAAATATGGCTATCCGGCCACCTGGGCCAAAGCGGAGCGGGCAATCAACGAGGTGCTTAAAAAAAAGCTCGGCAAAAAAACAGCTGCCTCCATCATCCAGAAAGATGGCGCAGGCCTGTCTCGGGATAACAAAGTCACTGTCAGGGCCATGCTGGAGCTGCTCAAAGTCTTCAAGCCCTATGCCCTGCTCCTGCGTAAATATATGGGGGTGAAAAGCAAGTCAGGCAGCATGAAGGGGATTTACAACTATGCTGGCTACCTGAATGATGGGAGGCCATACGTCATCCTTCTCAATCAGAAACGGAATCAACGCAGAGCAATACTTAGTCTGTTAAAGAAAGGACAGTATCCCGGCAGCGGAAAAACAATAAAGAAGAAGAAAAAGAAAAGCAAAAAGTAG
- a CDS encoding 4Fe-4S dicluster domain-containing protein — MSEDKRKNDIAEGQDDGATKESRRDFLKKLGVAAAATTVAPAATAKAASIAEHLQTHFEMMSDSQKEKAIARLEKRYSEQFEKQVTVANTPAPDGVLFGYALNISKCIGCRRCVEACVRENNQSRGEEDTRHLPIQWIRVLEMTRGNDTFQLENWHKGSPSSSPIGDYGVQSGGHADKAVGISGHVEHYYEPEQVPEENSFYFPVQCQQCEDPACVRACPVRATYRDPNGIVVIDYNWCIGCRMCQLACPYWARRFNWGEPILPNEDMNPKTHYLGNRPRMRGVMEKCTFCLQRVRDGRYPACVEACPVGARKFGNLLDPESEIRKILAHKKVFRFKEDFNTEPKFFYYMD, encoded by the coding sequence ATGTCGGAAGACAAAAGAAAAAATGACATCGCTGAAGGGCAAGACGACGGGGCAACCAAGGAATCCCGCCGTGATTTCCTGAAAAAGCTGGGTGTTGCAGCAGCTGCAACAACAGTGGCGCCAGCAGCTACGGCGAAAGCAGCCAGCATAGCTGAGCACTTGCAGACGCATTTTGAGATGATGAGCGACTCTCAAAAGGAAAAGGCCATTGCCCGCTTAGAGAAACGCTACAGCGAGCAGTTTGAGAAGCAGGTCACGGTGGCAAATACACCCGCCCCGGATGGAGTGCTATTCGGCTATGCCCTCAATATCTCCAAATGCATCGGCTGTCGCCGCTGTGTTGAGGCTTGTGTCAGAGAAAATAATCAATCCCGTGGTGAAGAAGATACCCGTCATCTCCCGATCCAGTGGATCCGGGTGTTGGAGATGACACGAGGCAATGACACCTTTCAGCTGGAAAATTGGCATAAGGGATCTCCCAGTAGCAGTCCCATAGGTGATTACGGTGTCCAGTCCGGTGGTCATGCCGATAAGGCTGTCGGTATTTCCGGCCATGTAGAGCATTACTATGAACCAGAGCAGGTTCCGGAAGAGAATTCCTTCTATTTTCCGGTACAGTGTCAGCAATGTGAAGACCCGGCCTGTGTCAGGGCTTGTCCTGTCCGTGCAACCTACCGCGATCCTAATGGAATCGTAGTTATCGATTATAATTGGTGTATCGGTTGTCGTATGTGTCAGTTGGCCTGTCCGTACTGGGCACGCCGTTTCAACTGGGGCGAACCGATCTTGCCCAATGAGGATATGAATCCCAAGACCCATTACCTGGGGAACCGTCCTCGTATGCGCGGGGTCATGGAAAAATGTACCTTTTGTTTACAGAGGGTGAGAGATGGACGCTATCCGGCATGTGTGGAAGCCTGTCCAGTGGGTGCAAGAAAATTCGGCAACCTGCTTGATCCTGAAAGTGAAATAAGGAAGATTTTGGCACATAAAAAGGTGTTCCGGTTTAAAGAGGATTTCAACACCGAACCGAAATTTTTCTA